The stretch of DNA TGCTTCCCCGGTATTGTTGGTTCAAAAAAAGGATGGTTCTTGGAGGTTTTGTGTGGACTATAGGAAGCTGAATGCAGTGACTGTGAAGAACAGATTTCCTATGCCGGTGATTGAGGAGATTCTGGAAGAACTAGCTGGGTCCAAGTACTTTACTAAATTGGATATGAGGTCCGGGTACCATCAGGTGAGAATGGCCACACAAGATGAGTACAAAACTGCCTTCAAGACCCACCATGGGCACTTCCAGTTCAAGGTGATGCCATTTGGGCTCACTAATGCCCCAGCTACTTTTCAGTGCTTGATGAATGATATTTTGGGCCCTTTCCTTAGACAGTTTGTCCTGGTTTTTctcgatgatattcttatatacAGTCCCACATTGGAGAGTCATTTGGACCACATACAACAGGTCCTTCAAATACTGCAAGATCATCACTTGTACTTGAAAGCCAGCAAGTGctcttttgcccaaaaccagcTGGAATATCTGGATCATATCATTTCTGCTGCAGGGGTCTCTACTGATCAGTCCAAAATTACTGCCATGGTCAATTGGCTTATTCCCACATGTGTTACAGAGTTAAGAGCTTTCCTTGGACTAACAGGTTATTACAGGCGTTTTGTCAGAAATTATGGGCTCTTGGCCAAACCACTAACTCAGattctcaagaaaaaaaatgtttcagTGGTCTAATACTGCCCAGCAAGCTTTTGATGCTCTGAAGTTGGCTATGAGTACCACTCCAGTATTGGCACTACCAGATTTTACTAAACCTTTTACAGTAGAAACTGATGCCTGTGATGATGGGATTGGAGCAGTTCTTCTGCAAAATGCTCAGCCCATTGCATTTTTGAGCAAAGCTTTGGGCCAGACTCACAAAGCAATGTCCATATATGAAAAGGAATTTCTTGCTCTCATTATGGCAGTAGAGAGATGGAGATCATACTTGCAACTCCAAGAATTTGTCATCATTACTGATCATAAAAGCCTAGCCTATTTGACAGAACAAAATCTTCACTCTGACATGCAATACAAAGCAATGACACGTTTGATGGGGCTGAAATTCAAGATAGTCTATAGACAGGGCAAAGAGAATACAATTGCTGATTCCTTGTCTCGAGTAGGTCATTTGATGGCATTGCGGGCTGTAGCTACGGTGCAACCAGCTTGGGTCCAAGAAGTGATCAATTCTTATGCTACTGATGCTAGAGCTCAGACTTTGCTGGCTAGCTTGGCTATCCACTCTCCTGATTCAGATGGGTTCTCTTTACATCAGAATATAATCAGACACAATGGGAAGGTTTGGATTGGAGAAAATGCAGCACTTCAAACTCGGCTCATCAATGCTATGCACTCTTCAGCCATTGGAGGTCATTATGGGACTAATGCTACATATCATCGACTGAAAAATCTATTTTCTTGGAAGGGCATGAAACAAGATGTGGAAGCATTTGTGAAGCAATGTGCTATCTGTCAACAGGCCAAATATAGCAATTCTCTCCCTGCTGGTCTGCTGGCACCTCTTCCAATACCTGGGGGTGCTTGGCAACAGATTTCCATGGACTTTGTAGAGGGTTTACCACCATCCAACAGCTATAACACCATACTGGTTGTTGTGGATTGTTTCACTAAGTTTGCTCATTTCATTGCCATTAAACACCCATTCACAGCAGCACACATTGCTAGGGTGATCCTGGACAGCATTGTCACACTACCCTAGGGTGATCCTGGACAGCATTGTTACACTACATGGACTACCAACATCCATTGTGACTGACCGGGACAGAATCTTTGTTAGTGCCTTTTGGAAAGAATTGTTCAAGTTATACAACATCAACTTGCAGTTCAGCACAACGTATCACCCCCAAACTGACGGACAAACTGAACGTGTGAACCAATGCTTGGAAATGTACCTTCGTTGTGCATTCTATGACTCTCCAAAAAAATTGGCACTCTTGGTTATCTCTGGCACAACTTTGGTATAACTCCTCTTTTCATTCCTCACTCAAGTGTTCTCCATTCAGAGCTCTATATGGTTATGAGCCCAGGATTGGAGCACTGCCTCAGATGCCAGACAATGTTAGTGAGTCAGTAGCTGAGATGGCAGCGGAGAGACCATTACATCTGGAAGCTCTGAAAACACATCTTAGTACTGCCCAGAATCGCATGAAGAACCAGGCGGACAAAAAGAGGACGGACAGAGAGTTTCTCGTTGGTGATCAGGTTCTGTTGAAACTACAGCCTTATGCCCAATCGTCCGTGGTGAATCGACCCTTCCCTAAATTGGCATTCAAGTATTTTGGTCCCCACAAGATTCTGGAGCGCATCGGCCCTACGGtgtatcgcctggagttgccatCGGGCAGTATGGTACACCCAATGTttcacatatcccaactcaagccATTTACACCTGATTATTTCTCCAGTATACACTAATCTACCACTGCTATCTGATCTGAGCGCTACAGAGCTCACACCAGAGACTGTGCTCGCTCGTCGCCTGGTAAAGAAAGGTAATCGTGCCATTCCACAAGTTCTGGTGAAGTGGATTTCTACGTGGTGCAGACTCGCTTTCCGTCATCACTTGCTTGGGGACAAGCAATCGCTGCAGGGGGGATGTCACGCCAGCGGAGTAACGAAGGCGGGAAACACGAAGACGTATTCGTTAGCGTGTGGGTTTTGCCACCTGCGTGTGGACAGCGTGTGTGAGTGGGGCCCATGGGGTAGAGTTATCGGCTAATATAAGCCAAGTCTTGTAACAGAGAGAACAAGTCGAATTTTACTCAGTAATGGAAACTGCGAACGGGACAGAGGGTCTTCCTCTTCCCCAAGCAAACCTATCCTGATCTCAATTCCGCATCTATCTCACGTCGCCGGTGATCGCCGACGGCCACGATGTGACATCGCCATTCGCGACCAGGACCGACAGAGTGAACCGCGATCCGTGGCTGGCCAGCCGGTCGGCCAtgaccctcctccctctcttcgcATCCTCTCTCGCTCGGCCGCCCGCTGTGCTGTTTCTGCGGCGTCCGTGCCTGTCCGCCCGGTCTCTTAGGATGCCACCTCAGCTCGCTACCCCAAGGCTGCCCAATGCGAGGCTGCCGGGCGCAATCGATGGCAGGCTCCTCACTGACCATCGCCGGCAGCGGGAAGGCTGCGGAGCCGCGGAGGGGCACGTCACTGCGTGAAGCCGTCCGGGCCCTCAAGCCtcccgggccggcggcggaaaGGCCACCACGGACGCAGCCTGAAATTCTGAGGTCAACCCACGCCGGAGCTCCTGCCTCATGTCCTTTCCGTGTTGCCTACCTAGAGATCGACTTCGGCGAGTTGCATCAAACAAAAGCACTTCGGCGAGTTGCCCCTGTTGCCGCCCAGGTCAACCCCCATCAGAGCTCCTCATGTCCTTTCCCTGTTGCTTGTTTGTCCAATTAACAGTTCGAGCTTTGAATAATTTTCTTATGGACTAATTGAGGGACAGCTGGATAGGTTTGAATGCATACTCTTATTCTTTGTAACTGGTGCTAGCCTGAAAGCAGTAACCAACtagcatctttttttttctcacaaaATATGGGATTTAGTGATTGCTGATTTGGTGTTTGAAACAGATCATGATTAATGAGCAAATCATCATATCTCGACATCACAGGCTAGCAGGTGTGGCTCAATTTGTCTTCCTATCCAtatgatttgattccaaatcaGTTTGGATGGAAATATATACAAACATACGACAGTAGTCTTTGTTGTTTAATTGTGGTTTATCTATTTTCAAATATAAATATCTCTATGTGAACCTTACATTGTAATGTGTAGATTCGTCACTGCAATTTTTAGACTACTTCTGCTAGCTCTTGAGATGAGTGTTTCAGTGCCAACATTTCAGTTCAATGGAAGAATGGACAAATCCAATTTATCAACATCATGCATAGCTTTCAGATTATTAATCACAACAATTATGGCCCCGattagttcaaaaaaaaattctacagtgCCCGTCACATTAAAtctttagacacatgcatgtatcattaaatgcagttgaaaaaataactaattacatagtctaactgattagcacaaaataaatcttttaagcctaattagtctataattggacattatttgtcatgtaacaacaaaatgtgttacagtaccaaaacccgaactttttcgcaaactaaacacaccctatgtTCGGAAGCTAATATTAAGAATGCATCATGTACCGTCAACAAGTAAAATAAGACGAATTGATCTTTCAGCAGCATTAAACAATACATGCAACACCCTGCCATCTTACGAATTCAATTGTCTATTCTCAATTTTCAGGTAGCTACAATGGAATAATAAGGAATAACATGAGTTCTTTGAAGCATATTATAGAGACATCTGTCAACATAAGAAGATGAAAAGTATGTTTGAATTAAAAGTTTATTAGATTTTGTAAATCATGTGCGTGTCGCACGTGCGTCTATGCTAATGTATTTGTAACCACACAACATTTTTGACAGGGTCCACAGAGCTTGCCAGATTGGTCCGTGTTTGACATGCATGTTGCAAGCGGGTGGGCACGAGATCTTTTGTAGTATATGTAACCAcacaacattttttttctgcTTTCACAATTCGTACGCCCTGCAGACACAAATACACACTTGCAGTTACAGCATCATCTGATCCATGAGACGCGAACACCCCACGCGTGCACCGGTGGCAAATCCGAGAAACAACCAACCCAGGCCAGCTCAACTGCTACTTAAGCGAGATGGACGGTGATCCTCAGCAGCGTCTCCGCGCCGTCGGTGACGTGCTGGCCGGAGGCGATGAGCGGGCGCACCTCGGCGAACCCGCAGGCGCCCTTGAACTTGCCGGTGCCTCCGGTGATGGACAGCAGGCACAGCGGGGTGCCCACCTTGTACGCCCCGAAGAAGTTGATGGTGTCGCCGTACTCGCCGCCTTCCATCATGGCCGTGAACGCCATCATCTGCGACGTCCCGTCGGCGGAGCTCGCCACGTACACGCCCTGCGCGCGCCCGAGCGGCTGCGCGCCGAGGTCCGGCCCGCTCGTCAGCACGTCGTCGATGACGGTGATTGTGCCGAACCCGAGGCTGAGGCCGTCCGGGCCGAGCTGCACCtgcgccggggccggggccgcgccgctgctcccgGGCTGCAGGAAGCCGGCACCGGACAGGCCGGTGTCCAGCGGGATGCCGTTGTTGCCGTTGACCGTGGGCACCTGGCCGTTGGCGTTGGGGATCGCCACGCCGTTCCTCGGCGCGCTGAAGCCGATGGGGCGCGCGAAGGGGACCTGCCCGTTGTAGATGTTGCCGAGCAAGCCGGTGATGGGCCGCGCCGTCGGGCTCGAGCCGCCGAGGATGTCGTGCATGTAGAGCTCCAGCGGTGCGTccgggccgccggcggcgacaccGCCGCCACTCCCTAGTCCCTGACTGCGGGTTTGTCGCGGCGACCGCGGCGCCGGTCGTTGTCGCGGCAGGTATCTGTGCAAGGGTGGCGGCGACGTGGAGCGCCGCGATGAGAAGAAGGGTGAGGGGAACGGCTGGTGATGGGAAGCTCAACATCCTGGGGTTTTGATGGTTGGATTGGATGTGCTCGTTTCTGGAGCTCAGCTGTGTGTGTTTCTGGGTGGTTAGCGCTTGGTAAGAGAAGGGTTTTATATACATTGAAGAATGTTTGCATGCAGGTATGCATCTGAAGGCATGAATGGGTGTAGCAGTTGTGTTCTGACCCAGGACATCTGGAGCAAGAGTGAAGCAGTTGAGTTATGAGGAAGTGAAGTCGGTCTATCTGAACCAACGAGCTTGAAATAGTAGCTTTAATTGTCTCATCTCAAAATAAAAGAAACACTGAAATAGTAGCTGTGAAACACATGCTGACTTCCAACCGCTTGGTGAAGTGCTGAATGTTGAGGCTTTGGCTTGGGCCCTGAGCTCACTTGTCAGTGACCGCGATTTCGCCTGACGAGTGGAATCTTGGTGAGACTAGAAGGCCGTCGTAAACTCGTGATTGGTGGCTACGCCAATCTAGACAAGTCCTTAAATGAGGATACATGGGGATACACAATTTCGCTAGCAAGGAAATCTTAACACGATCTGGATCAGTCAGATGCATGCCAGCATGACAATGAACATCGTTCTGCCAAAATTTTAGCAGAAATAACACAATTTGTTAAGCTATATAATCTGATTTGTCGAGTATTAAATACAATTTGAGAGCAGATTGAGAAATACGCACATAACAATAACCGTGAACTAGCGGTGATTCTTCTGGCTCAGCTCTTCATCTGTGTACATTTCGGTTCAGTGAAGTAAACTCTCAAATTCCATGGTTAAACTAGCGAATTCTGGATCAAAGTTTTCCTGAGACTAACAGACCCTAATTCAGATATACAGCAAGCAAGCACGTTCTTTTATTCAAGTTCATGTCCTGGGTTCACCGCTCATGACTGCAACTACATAATTTACAAATAGCTGACACAACATAGCATACAACTCGCATACAAGAGCACATCTGCCTGGAAGCCCATCAGGTGGCTCTCTGTGGCAATGTCTCGAATGCAGAAACGGTGTTCATAAACTTCATACGGTGAAGAGGTGCTCCACTTGGCTTGATGGCACACGCAACCTTGTCCTCGAGGGGGCAGCGTGCCCTCAACATGGAGAAAACATGGTTATTGAGCCTCCTGGCCTTCCTCATCGCTTCAAGGATGCCCTCATAGCCCTTCTCACACACATCATATGTACAGCAataaatttccaaatcaaaaTGCAATGAAGTATTCAATAaattttctatttcaaacagGCATAAAAAATGGCAAATTAAGTACCAATGTGAGAGACGACCACCTATGGGGCATATGCTCTGTAAACTATATGTGGCTTTTGGACACCCATGGAACTGAGTGTAAagtatataaattttttttctaaagaaaAACTATCAGGCATACAGCAGGGCATGATCCGCATCCATTAAATATTTTCTGGTGGAAATTCAATAGCATTTGGAAGATATGAAAAAGACAAAGGACTACTATCCATATATTATTCGTCGTAGATGAATCCACCTACATGTCCACCCTACATCTggtagtttttttctttttgagaaaTTCCTAACACTCACACCTGGTTTTGCCTGATCCCAGAGGTATGTCCTTATTATCTATTCGTGGACTCATGGAGCACAAAAAAGTTAAAATGAAATTAAATTACTATAAAGAAAAGTAGCAAGTCTAAACCAATAAAATGGAAGTTCCAAAATAAGTACAATAAGAAATGATCTCACTTGCAAGAAATTTGGACTTTTAGTCCTCTCTGAAGATTGATAATGTGAAACTGTCGCGCTTTCTACTTCTGCCACATTGAGAAATTGATAGGAGAAATCAAAAAGCTCAAAGTGCTGCTGCTGTCCCAGTAAGTACATGATCGTACAACCAGCCCATGCTACAGAATCACCCAGCATCTCTTGTTTCTTTGATGGATTGTTAATGCTCTCTTCTAAGTAACTCTGTAggggagaaaaaggaaaatctgTCAATTTCAAGGCAAGCCGAAGAAGCTTAACACTCACTCGAACATATAAAAGCATAAGTAATTCGGAAGCAAAATTATATGCCCAAAAAAAGAAATGCTAAATGGACGAAGATTGGAGAATTAGTAAGAATCAATCTGTCATGATGAAGGCAAAGACTTTAAATAAAACTATCTAAATTCCTGAAAACCCTTGTTGACACATCTACCAGCAGCCTGCTCCCTGACTGTTAGGTGTTGAATTAGCAAGTATCATACTCCCCAATGAAAAACAAGCAGAATGCCTGGAATCGTGGTAGAATCGACTACAGATTCAGGTTGCCAATATTTCTTAATTCAACAGCTCATGGGATCCTAGTTTCCAAATTAATACAGATCTTAAATTAATCTAAGAAACCAATAACAGaattattttccaatgaaaatatttgtattatttttttaaaaaaatattttcccaTACACATGACGTGAACGAAATGTTCATTAGTGACATAATGCA from Panicum virgatum strain AP13 chromosome 9K, P.virgatum_v5, whole genome shotgun sequence encodes:
- the LOC120647330 gene encoding uncharacterized protein LOC120647330 codes for the protein MRGCRAQSMAGSSLTIAGSGKAAEPRRGTSLREAVRALKPPGPAAERPPRTQPEILRSTHAGAPASCPFRVAYLEIDFGELHQTKALRRVAPVAAQIMINEQIIISRHHRLAGSYNGIIRNNMSSLKHIIETSVNIRR